TACAATTTCCAGCTATGAACCACGAGATGCGAGAAGTCGGTCAGTCGTGATTATCTTCAGTTTACTAGTAGATGGTTTCTGTCTGATTTTGTCTTAGTGAAAACGCTAGAAATACCTTTGAATCAGTCACTAAAATTTACAGAAAACGTGATGTCAAGttatatgtatgcatgaaGACTGCTGAAGTATATATCGTTTTCAGGTTGTGAAAGACTACATATTTCTAATGGTGACCTGAACTCTACTGATACAAAAGTAGGCACAGTCGTGTCAGTGAAGTGCTATCTAGGCTACAAACTCGTCGGTTCTAATTGGATAAAATGTTTGTCTACGAAAACTTGGAGTGGAGAAACTGCTTGTTCCAGTATGAAGTGTCTGCCGGCATTTACAAAGATAATTTGAACTTACATTgcgattgtttgtttgtgctatTTTGTGTAgggtttgtgttttgtatagTTAATTTTACGTTTTCTGTTAGCTGTAGATCCTTGCAGTGGAAATCCATCGTATCTTGTCGGGTTTAGCGGAAGGCTTCGATATGTCAACGCCGCAGCCTATAGCGATTGCGGATGGAATATTCGAGGCAATTTTGGTCTTAAAATGATCGTTAATTTTCACACGCTGCACACTGCAAATCTGGGCGACTTTGTTACTGTTCACGATAGAGATTCGTCGGGGACTGTCATTGCGTTGCTCGATGGAACTTACGAAAACGAATCCGTCGTGTCATGCAGTAAGTCTCTTTTCGTTAGATATATCAGCAGATACCAACTGGACTTCTCGGACTTTGTTGCATCTTTTAAGAGTATTGGTAAGATGTATATGACAATGTCAAGTTTGTTAGTTAATTTGATTATAAATCAATGTAGAGATTTGTAAATGTTTTAGATCGCATAACTTCTCCAGAATATCCTCAACCTTATCCTGTATCTACAAGAAGAACGTGGACTGTGTGTGCTTTATCATCCCAGCCAACTTATCTTGACTTCACCGATTTTGATTTGGAGGAATTGGACAGTGTAGTAGTAACGTCAAGCAAACAACTCAATGCGACGTTGCGGGGTAGCCTGCTACCGTTCAGATTTGTCCTTACCTCTGTTACCACTTTGCGTTTTACGTCACGTTCTCGGAGCGGAGAAGACAGCCTTCGTCGATTCTCAGCTCGACTTCGCGTTCCATCTTTGCCAATTGAAAGTAAATATTTAGTCGTTTCGTAAATAGTGGCGGATCCAAATGGGGCGCGCAACTCACGTGTCTTCTGCTGGGCTTCAACCATTACTTGTAGGCTTCCCATGCTTAGTACGCATTGCATAACTATGGAAGCGGGTTTATTTTAGCCAAAACGGCCTAGGTTGGACTATATGTACGAAAAATATTGTCAGACACGCGAAGAAATCTGCTTGGCAGCATACGTTACTCGATTTTGCAAAAAGGGCGTTGGTGTAACAGAAATAGCTCAGGTTCCAAAGCTCAATCAAGAACATGGCCCCGTAGAGAAGAAGCTTCTGCAACAACCCTAGCTGACAAGACTGTAAGTTtggtttcaattttagctaagtaaataaacaaacgcCCACTATTGCAAAGATTGGATTCGCTACTGAATAAGGCTACATTTTGCATAAATTGTGTCTAGTTAGGATATAATAAAGAAGCATGATAGCCATAGCGGTTGTGCATGAATGGTCGTCGAACTGTATGTAACACCCTGATGTACCTTAATGTACATTATACTACCTGCAGCACCTTCTAATACATAAGACAGTCTTATGAATGTTTCAATCCTTACCGTTTCGCCAAAAGTTGCTGAAAACTAACTCCAGACTAGCCCATCACATATTTTGGATGCTTTTTCTGACGACCTGAAACTTAGTGTTTAGGAAAGAATTTGGTCGGCATATTGAGGTGTTGTGAGATTTCGCATATCAGACAGCATATGATATCTGAAATGCGTTGTTGGGTTATTTGCTAGGATTTCGTTACTGCAGTTCATTCATAAATTTCTCACTTATTATGGTTTGAATTTTTGAACGAAGGTTAATTTTGGCGACTCACGCAATCGCTGAAATATGAAAGATATACATGAAGCTGGTGTGCATTaagcatgcatgtatgtatatacgtgGCATAATAGACGTTAGTGTGTTGAAGGTGTGAACTCCTTTTTATATCAGGTTGTGAAAGTCTTTATATTCCTTACGGTCAAGTGAACTCTACCGATACGAGCGTAGGCACAGTGGTGACAGTCATTTGTAACACAGGCTACATACTCGTCGGTTCTAACCGAAGAGAATGTTTATCTTCTCAAACTTGGAGTGGAGACTCTGCGTGTATAGGTAGAGAAAAATACATTTCCAATCGAATTGAAATTGTGTGGTattcatttgtgtttgtgttacagGACTGCAGTGTTCTCCATCGCTATCAGTGCGTAACGCACGATTTGTTTATAAGAGTAATGGCTCCGAAAGTGTATTAATGTTGGTCTGTGACACAGGCTACTCTGCTGACGGCACTTTGCAAGCCATGTGCTCCATTAGTGGACGGCGGCTGTATGTTCAACATCCAAGAAGTTGTATGGGTATATTGCATTGTAAAAAGGTGCTCCTTTTGCTGAGAGATCGCAGCCAAACCTCTTTTTACTGTAGCTATTCGGTGCTCTCGGCCGAATCTACTGAATGGAGCGACGTTGATGACTGATATCATGCTAGGGAGTACGGTCACATTTTCATGCAATATTGGTTACAGGATGGTGGGAGAAACTCATGCTATATGCACTGCAAATAGAACTTGGAGTCCAGCTATTCCTATTTGCGTCAAACAAGGTCAGTTTTGAGTAATAAATCTATTTAAAAagatgtaacacacacacacacacacgcgcgcacgcaagcacacacgcactccCCCTAAACCATAAACCGCCCATCTGATGGCGTGTCTGAGCAAAAGTCACTACACACACTAGCTAGTACTGTTCAGTTCTTACATCTACAGCGAGTATCTCGTCTTCTTCCGGTTTTATGATGTCATGTGTGATCAAGATGGCGGACGTCAGGGAGTCTCGCATGTAGCAGTTTAGTTCCAGAAATGACTTGCTCACTCTCAAACTGTAGTCTTCGTTTCGTTGGTGTTTGATCACTTCATTGGCTTGTCGTAACTACAGGATATTATTTCTGCTTGACAATGTCTTCGTGAAACGGAAACAATCCATAGCCTTGCTTGCAGCCATATGTATTGAAGATCCGCAAGAAAAACACGGCCTGCAAGCACCCAGTGCGCATACAGCAATTTGAGTCCAATTGCGGGTGCTTTGGATAGAGTAATAAATGCATGTTGCCTCATAACGTTGTAACAACGCCGGGTGTGTGGGCTCCTGTGTACTCTGATGTTAAGTAGAAAAAGGGATGGAGGAATGAGTAGCAGAAGTCAGATAGAAGCCGGACTTCAAGTCGAACAGGAACCGTAACGCAGTGTATGTACCACCATCCTACCTtcaagaacacacacacacacacacacacacacacacacacacacacacacacacacacacacacacacacacacacacacacacacacacacacacacacacacacacacacacaacggaaCATTACAAAACACACGAATCTAGAGAGACACAGGGACGATAAAGATAAGGGATCGAGAAGAAGGAAGGAAAACTAGAAGAAACATGAGGATGAACGGATAGTAAGGGTACAATAGACAAAGGGTGGTGGAGGGGACGCGGAAGTgagtgatatatatatatatatatatatatatgtatgtatatatgtatatatgtatatatatatatatatatatatatatatatatatatatatatatatatatatatatatataaacagatggagagaGTGAAGGatggagagagggagggagcgAGAGAGTAATCGAGGAAGCAAAGA
The DNA window shown above is from Corticium candelabrum chromosome 13, ooCorCand1.1, whole genome shotgun sequence and carries:
- the LOC134188498 gene encoding CUB and sushi domain-containing protein 1-like encodes the protein MWIRAGNVGEVYIQHLLEFLKFLSLQFPAMNHEMREVAVDPCSGNPSYLVGFSGRLRYVNAAAYSDCGWNIRGNFGLKMIVNFHTLHTANLGDFVTVHDRDSSGTVIALLDGTYENESVVSCSKSLFVRYISRYQLDFSDFVASFKSIDRITSPEYPQPYPVSTRRTWTVCALSSQPTYLDFTDFDLEELDSVVVTSSKQLNATLRGSLLPFRFVLTSVTTLRFTSRSRSGEDSLRRFSARLRVPSLPIESCESLYIPYGQVNSTDTSVGTVVTVICNTGYILVGSNRRECLSSQTWSGDSACIGLQCSPSLSVRNARFVYKSNGSESVLMLVCDTGYSADGTLQAMCSISGRRLYVQHPRSCMAIRCSRPNLLNGATLMTDIMLGSTVTFSCNIGYRMVGETHAICTANRTWSPAIPICVKQGCESPFIANREVNFTETSVSTVVTLKCYSRYSSVGSDWKECLPSKTWIGDAPCSGKI